ATTTTTTGCAGGCTTTGCTACACTGGACTGCGTTCCTACCCCGTCAGGCATAAGCCCATAGTAGAAAAAGTAACGAAGATCCCAGTCTTGGCAAAAAGGTCTTGTGCCCATGTATTCAAGGTCATGGATATGGAAATCCCCATTCAGGTGTAAGTCTGCAAGCTCTTTCGGCATCAGAAGGAGGTTCTGCTCCTTGGACATCTTATCGGCTTTTCTTTTATGTGAGGTCTCGGCATTGTTCAGCTGGTTTGCATTATCATTCGCCTCAAAGCCGTATCCAGTATCAATTTCGTAGGCATCATAGACCGAAGCCCCAACCCTGGTCATGATATTTCTCCACTCGACATGTCCTCTGTCAAGCAGGATATTGTTGACGATTTCCCGTATAAGAGGACCTGAGAGAAACTTTAGATTCATCTTTTTGATGATCTTTTCCGCTTCCTTTGCAATCTCAACGGCTTCTTCTTTTGTTATTGCGGGTTTATTGTAGAAGATCTCGCTTAATTTTGTCTCTTTCAGGAGCTGGTTTACAATGATATTCCTGTCCCAGTTAAGAATGAAGCCGGCTGTTGTCCTTACCTTGGGGAGGGGGGAGATGGACTGCCCGTCAAGGGTCTTTTGCACTGGCTGGTTGTCAGATAACTCGTCATCATCTTGGAGTGGAGAGATGGACAACTCTTCAAGCGGCGTTTGCGTTGATTGGTTGTCAGATAACTGGTTATCGTGTAAGAGAGTCTCGCCTGTCATTTTCTCATCTTCAATATCTGTTTTAGAATGGAATTTGCAGGATTATTCAAATTATTCTGATTTTCAAGATCGTTTTCATCACATAATTCCCTGGATTTTCTCGGAGTCTACTTCTCCCTCACGGAAGAGTTCCTCGTGTGTAAGAAAAGTATCATCGATCTGTAAAACAGGCGCTGTCATAGTGAAGACCCCGTTGAAACGCAATTCTGTTAGAGCTTCTGGAGTAGACATATCTGCTACCTCGAAAGCAATTGAATGCGTTTCCAGGAAATTTTTTAATTTATTACATTTCGGACAGCGGTCCGTTGTGTATAATATTATTTTTGCCATGCTTTACGTCCCTCTGATTTTTACTCTAATTCTTAATCTGATTTTTAGTTACCGCTTTTGCACAGGTTTCTTCCCGCTCTACATATTGTTTTTATTTACATTGTCGGCGGGATGAGCGTGCAGGTGCATAGTGCATTATAGCAATAAAACAAAACCCATGCGGGCCACTATTACCTCAGTTAACCCTTGTAATTCTTATAAACGTTAATTATAAGTCAGCAATATCGGAAAAAGGTGCGGCTTCCAGGAAGCGCCCCCTCTGATATCCTTTTTCCCACGCTAATAAGTGGAAATGACCTTTATTTTAAGGTAAATATTCTAAATGCCATATCACTTAATAATGGTTTTTTAACCTAGGTCTGGATACAATAACCCCTTTGTTTTGTATTCAAAGATCCTCTATTTGTTATCAAATCTGATAACAAACTTAATGATTCCTGTTTTTGAAAAACTGCATTATATAAGGAAACAATTTCAATCACGGAGGACTTTAACAGATATCTGCAGCCTATTGGAGGGGACAGGTATGGTTAAGATGTATAAGACATTATTCCTTGAGACTCTATAAAATAAGATTAAAAAATTTTACCTGCTTTCAGCGTACTATTGTAAAATCTTTTTCTTCTGCTCAGTCTTGGGAATCTATACCTGGGCATTTCCTTTATATTCATTTTATCTTTTCTATTCTTTTTAGAAAATCTTTAATCTTCCTGAAAGATTGGAAATTACAAAAAAGCGTTATATCATGGTTCGGTTATATCTCATCAAGCAGAAAAAGAGGTGTCACTTCATAGAGAAATTATTATCTTCCGGCTGCAAGCCCCTTGATGAACTTCTTGGAGGAGGTTTTGAGAAAGGCATTGTAACTCAAATCTTCGGACCTGCAGGAACTGGGAAAACAAATATCTGTATCCAGCTTTCGGTAGAATGCGTAAAACAAGGGCAAAGAGTCATTTACATAGATACTGAAGGACTTTCTCCTTCACGTTTCAGGCAGATTGCAGGGGAAAATGCAAAAGAAATAGCAAAGAGCATCATCATCTATGAGCCCATGAATTTTGAAGAGCAGTATGCAGCCGTAAGAGAGGTGGAAAGAATAGCTGGAGAGAATATCGGTCTCGTGATCTTGGATTCTGCAACCTCATTCTACAGGTTCGAGCTTGAAGACGATGAAACAAGCATGAAAAGCCGCAGAGAACTTGCCAACCAGATAGGATTTTTACATGCCCTAGCCCGCAAATATGGTTTTGCCGTAGTCATAACCAACCAGGTATATTCAGATATTGCCTCAGGAGGGGTGCGCCCCCTTGGTGGCAGTTCCCTGGAGCATATCTCAAAGACGATTATCAGACTGGAAAAAACAGGCGAAGGAACCAGGCGCGCCATCCTGTACAAACATCGTTCTCGTCCTGAAGGCTCAAGTGCTGAATTTACAATTACAGCTGAAGGAATTCGCTAAATAGGTCAATTACTAAAC
The Methanosarcina thermophila TM-1 genome window above contains:
- a CDS encoding glutaredoxin family protein → MAKIILYTTDRCPKCNKLKNFLETHSIAFEVADMSTPEALTELRFNGVFTMTAPVLQIDDTFLTHEELFREGEVDSEKIQGIM
- the radB gene encoding DNA repair and recombination protein RadB, with translation MVRLYLIKQKKRCHFIEKLLSSGCKPLDELLGGGFEKGIVTQIFGPAGTGKTNICIQLSVECVKQGQRVIYIDTEGLSPSRFRQIAGENAKEIAKSIIIYEPMNFEEQYAAVREVERIAGENIGLVILDSATSFYRFELEDDETSMKSRRELANQIGFLHALARKYGFAVVITNQVYSDIASGGVRPLGGSSLEHISKTIIRLEKTGEGTRRAILYKHRSRPEGSSAEFTITAEGIR